The DNA window CGAAGCTGAAGTTTGAAAACGGCGCCCATCGCGTCCAGCGCGTCCCGGAAACGGAATCGGGCGGGCGCATCCACACGTCGACGGCAACGGTCGCCTGCCTGCCGGAAATGGAAGAAGTCGAAGTCGACATTCATGAAAAAGACATTCGTGTCGATACGTTCGCCTCGAGCGGGCCAGGGGGGCAAAGCGTCAACACGACGATGTCGGCCGTGCGCCTCACCCATATTCCGACCGGCATTGTCGTCACGTGCCAAGACGAAAAATCGCAAATTAAAAACAAAGAGAAGGCCATGAAAGTGTTGCGCGCCCGCATTTACGACAAATACCAGCAAGAGGCGCGCGCCGAATATGACCAGACGCGCAAGCAGGCGGTAGGCACCGGCGACCGTTCAGAGCGCATCCGCACGTACAACTTCCCGCAAAACCGCGTCACCGACCACCGCATCGGGCTGACGATTCAAAAGCTTGACTTAGTGTTAGACGGGCAGCTTGATGAAATTATCGAGGCGCTCATTTTAGACGACCAGGCGAAAAAATTGGAGCAAGCGAACGATGCGTCGTAACGTTCATGAAGTCCTCGCCTGGGCTTCTTCTTTTTTGCGCGCCCATGGGAAGGAGGAGCGGGCGGCCGAGTGGCTGTTGTGTCACCATTTGCGCACTAACCGGGCCGGGTTGTTCGCCCGTTGGCGCGAGCCCGTTGAGGAAGCGGTGTACGAACGGTTTGCGGCCGATGTGCGCCGCCATGCTATAGACCATGTGCCGGTTCAATATTTGATCGGCCATGAATGGTTTTACGGACGGCCGTTCCTTGTGAACCGCCATGTGCTCATCCCGCGCCCGGAAACGGAAGAGTTGGTGCTTGGCGTCCTTGAGCGCGTGCCGCGCCTATTGGCCGGAAGGGAGCGGATCGATGTCGTCGATGTCGGCACTGGCAGCGGGGCGATTGCCGTGACGCTGGCGCTTGAGAACCGCTCCCTCTCGGTGACCGCGACCGATATTTCCGAGGAAGCGCTCACCGTCGCCCGGGAAAACGCTCGCCGGCTTGGGGCAAGCGTTTCGTTTTTGCGCGGCGACTTATTGCGGCCGCTCATCGAACAAGGGCGGATGGTCGATGTTGTCGTCTCGAATCCGCCGTACATTCCCGAGGCCGATGCTGCTTTGCTCTCTCCGGTCGTGAAAGACTACGAACCGCACACCGCGCTCTTTGGCGGCCGCGACGGGCTTGATTTTTACCGCCGCTTTGCCCGCGAGCTGCCATTGGTGTTGAAAGAAACGGCGCTCGCGGCTTTTGAGATTGGCGCCGGACAAGGGGAAGCGGTCGCTGCGCTTTTAGCGGCAGCGTTTCCTGAGGCGCGGGTCGAAGTGGCCTTTGATTTGAACGGCAAGGACCGAATGGTCTATATGACAAGAAAAAATTAGATTCATAGGTTTAAAATGAGGCGGCGCCGTCCACAATGAGTGGTGAAAGGACGGTGCCGATGATGAGAATGAAGGGAAATTCCATCGCTGTATGTTTATATATCATTCTATTAACAACAGGCGTCCTCGTTCAGCTGTACGGCCAGCAGGCCGATGCTGGGGCCAACGCCGCGGTCGCGGTTCCCGACGAGGCGATTCGCTTGCGCATTTTAGCGAACAGCGATGCGGCCGCTGACCAAGAATTGAAGCGAAAGGTGCGCGATGCGGTGAACGCGCAAATCAACAGCTGGGTCGCTGAACTGACGTCGTTCGAAGAAGCGAAGCGCGTCATCCGCTCCCGCTTGCCGGACATTGAACAGACAGTCGCTCGCGTGCTTCGTGATGAGCAAAGCGACCAGTCGTACAAGGTGGAGTTTGGCCCGGTTCGCTTTCCGACGAAAGTGTACGGCAACTACGTCTATCCGGCCGGCACGTACGATGCGGTCCTCATTACGCTCGGGGACGGGAAAGGGGCAAATTGGTGGTGTGTCTTGTTCCCGCCGCTTTGTTTTCTCGATTTTTCCAACGGTGACGCTGTGATGATGAGAGCGGAAGAAAGGCCGGCAAACGAGGCAAGTAAGCCTGCACCGGCCGAGGCCGACCAGCCCGCTAAGGGAAAGCGGAGTGAAAAGGAGGCGGTGCAGCCGGATGAACAAGAAGGCGGGAGCACCACAGCGGCCGAGGACACGATAAGCGCTGAGGCGGATCGTGTGAGCAAAGATGTGGATGACGTGGGGATTCGTGTGGGCGGTGTGGACAATGAGGTGGACGGCGCGAGCGCCGCTGCGAATGACATCGGCGAGGACGAGAATGCCGCGGGCGAACAGGGGCAAATGGAGAGCGGGAACGCTTCTCCTGTCGTCATCGCTGAGCCGGAGCAACGGATCGAAGTGAAATTTTTCTTCAAAGAGTGGCTCGCCCATCTCATTCCATAAGCTCCTATCCACAAAGTTATCCACAAAAATAACGGTTTTATTCACAACTTGTGCATAACTATGGATGGGCGGCGAAAACCGGTTCGGCTCTTCCGGACAAAGCCGCTATCTTCAAGGCGAATCAAGGCGATAGAGAAGGTGAAACGATTGAAAACGCGTGTTTGGGT is part of the Geobacillus sp. 46C-IIa genome and encodes:
- the prfA gene encoding peptide chain release factor 1; translation: MFDRLEAVEQRYEKLNELLMDPAVINDPKKLRDYSKEQADLAETVQTYREYKSVRDQLAEAKAMLEEKLEPELREMVKEEIDELEEREEALVEKLKVLLLPKDPNDEKNVIMEIRAAAGGEEAALFAGDLYRMYTRYAESQGWKTEVIEASPTGLGGYKEIIFMVNGKGAYSKLKFENGAHRVQRVPETESGGRIHTSTATVACLPEMEEVEVDIHEKDIRVDTFASSGPGGQSVNTTMSAVRLTHIPTGIVVTCQDEKSQIKNKEKAMKVLRARIYDKYQQEARAEYDQTRKQAVGTGDRSERIRTYNFPQNRVTDHRIGLTIQKLDLVLDGQLDEIIEALILDDQAKKLEQANDAS
- the spoIIR gene encoding stage II sporulation protein R, whose protein sequence is MMRMKGNSIAVCLYIILLTTGVLVQLYGQQADAGANAAVAVPDEAIRLRILANSDAAADQELKRKVRDAVNAQINSWVAELTSFEEAKRVIRSRLPDIEQTVARVLRDEQSDQSYKVEFGPVRFPTKVYGNYVYPAGTYDAVLITLGDGKGANWWCVLFPPLCFLDFSNGDAVMMRAEERPANEASKPAPAEADQPAKGKRSEKEAVQPDEQEGGSTTAAEDTISAEADRVSKDVDDVGIRVGGVDNEVDGASAAANDIGEDENAAGEQGQMESGNASPVVIAEPEQRIEVKFFFKEWLAHLIP
- the prmC gene encoding peptide chain release factor N(5)-glutamine methyltransferase, producing the protein MRRNVHEVLAWASSFLRAHGKEERAAEWLLCHHLRTNRAGLFARWREPVEEAVYERFAADVRRHAIDHVPVQYLIGHEWFYGRPFLVNRHVLIPRPETEELVLGVLERVPRLLAGRERIDVVDVGTGSGAIAVTLALENRSLSVTATDISEEALTVARENARRLGASVSFLRGDLLRPLIEQGRMVDVVVSNPPYIPEADAALLSPVVKDYEPHTALFGGRDGLDFYRRFARELPLVLKETALAAFEIGAGQGEAVAALLAAAFPEARVEVAFDLNGKDRMVYMTRKN